In Primulina huaijiensis isolate GDHJ02 chromosome 4, ASM1229523v2, whole genome shotgun sequence, a genomic segment contains:
- the LOC140975919 gene encoding zinc finger protein ZAT10-like, translating into MVLEALNSTADPAPPFQSPPPRRHHQESSWNKSKRSKRPCGGIHQPVNEDEYFALCLIMLASGASASSSTAHQQIKNSPNRARLPSPLPPAVESSVQNLVYKCSVCNKAFMSYQALGGHKASHRKTSGDNGSATTATATSGAAGGRTHECSICHKCFPTGQALGGHMRRHYEGAGGGNNRVTSSDGTGVVTHRGFDLNLPVVPESWLGLGSRMEGEVESPHPVKKPRLALLSELKLF; encoded by the coding sequence ATGGTGCTTGAAGCTTTGAACTCAACCGCGGATCCCGCGCCGCCGTTTCAATCACCACCACCGCGTCGCCACCACCAGGAGTCGTCATGGAACAAAAGCAAGCGATCCAAGCGTCCCTGTGGCGGAATCCATCAGCCCGTCAATGAAGACGAGTACTTTGCACTCTGCCTCATCATGCTCGCTAGCGGTGCGTCCGCCTCCTCCTCCACCGCCCACCAACAGATTAAAAACTCACCTAACCGAGCCCGTCTTCCGTCGCCGCTGCCGCCAGCAGTGGAGTCATCAGTCCAGAATCTGGTGTACAAGTGTTCTGTTTGTAACAAGGCTTTCATGTCTTACCAAGCCTTGGGAGGACACAAAGCCAGCCATCGGAAAACCAGCGGTGACAACGGCTCAGCCACCACTGCCACCGCCACCTCAGGCGCTGCCGGAGGTAGAACCCACGAATGTTCCATATGCCACAAGTGCTTTCCCACCGGACAGGCCTTGGGAGGACACATGCGGCGCCATTACGAAGGCGCCGGTGGCGGCAACAACAGGGTGACATCATCCGATGGCACAGGCGTCGTAACTCACCGGGGTTTCGACTTGAATTTGCCGGTGGTGCCGGAGTCCTGGCTGGGTCTCGGTTCTCGTATGGAAGGGGAAGTGGAAAGCCCTCACCCCGTCAAGAAGCCGCGTCTTGCGTTACTCTCGGagctaaaattattttaa